A section of the Papio anubis isolate 15944 chromosome 16, Panubis1.0, whole genome shotgun sequence genome encodes:
- the THBD gene encoding thrombomodulin, with product MSEAASQGLRAAARSVWAGMDRSGCRHPRPALLCSGTAQSQCQRFPRRLHAVRLGNMLGVLLLGVLTLAGPGFPAPVEPQPGGSQCVEHDCFALYPGPATFLDASQICNRLRGHLMTVRSSVAADVISLLLSGDRGVSRRLWIGLQLPPVCGDPKPLGPLRGFQWVTGDNNTSYSRWARLDLNGAPLCGPLCVAVSAAGATAPGEPVWEEQQCDVKADGFLCEFYFPVTCRPLAVEPGAATAAVSITYGTPFAARGADFQALPVGSSAAVAPLGLELMCAAPPKAVQGHWAREAPGAWDCSVENGGCEHACNTIAGAPRCLCPAGAALQADGRSCTHSCNDLCEHFCVPNPDKPDSYSCMCETGYRLAADQHRCEDVDDCLLVPSPCPQRCVNTQGGFECHCKPGYDLVDGECVEPVDPCFRANCEYQCQPLNQTSYLCVCAEGFAPIPHEPHRCQMFCNQTACPADCDPNTRGNCECPDGYILDDGFMCSDIDECENGGYCSGVCRNLPGTFECICGPDSARVRLIGKDCDSAEVDGGDDGSGEPPPGPTPGCTSSPPAVGRVHSGVLIGISIASLCLVVALLALLCHLRKKQGAARAKMEYKCAAPSKEVVLQPVRTERKPQRL from the coding sequence ATGTCAGAGGCTGCCTCGCAGGGGCTGCGCGCCGCGGCCAGAAGTGTCTGGGCTGGGATGGACAGGAGCGGCTGTCGCCATCCGCGTCCTGCGCTCCTCTGCTCCGGCACGGCCCAGTCTCAGTGCCAGCGCTTTCCTCGGCGCCTGCACGCTGTGCGCCTGGGTAACATGCTCGGGGTCCTGCTCCTTGGCGTGCTGACCCTGGCCGGCCCAGGGTTCCCCGCACCCGTAGAACCGCAGCCCGGTGGCAGCCAGTGCGTGGAGCACGACTGCTTCGCGCTCTACCCGGGCCCCGCGACTTTCCTCGATGCCAGTCAGATCTGCAATAGACTGCGGGGCCACCTAATGACAGTGCGCTCCTCAGTGGCTGCCGATGTCATTTCCTTGCTACTGAGCGGCGACCGCGGCGTTAGCCGGCGCCTCTGGATCGGCCTTCAGCTGCCACCCGTCTGCGGCGACCCCAAGCCCCTCGGGCCCCTGCGCGGTTTCCAGTGGGTTACGGGAGACAACAACACCAGCTACAGCAGGTGGGCGCGGCTCGACCTCAATGGGGCTCCCCTCTGCGGCCCGTTGTGCGTCGCTGTCTCCGCTGCTGGGGCCACTGCGCCCGGGGAGCCGGTCTGGGAGGAGCAGCAGTGCGATGTGAAGGCCGATGGCTTCCTCTGCGAGTTCTACTTCCCAGTTACCTGCAGGCCCCTGGCTGTGGAGCCCGGCGCCGCGACTGCTGCCGTCTCCATCACCTACGGCACCCCGTTTGCGGCCCGCGGAGCGGACTTCCAGGCGCTGCCGGTGGGCAGCTCCGCCGCGGTGGCGCCCCTCGGCTTAGAGCTGATGTGCGCCGCGCCGCCCAAAGCAGTCCAGGGGCACTGGGCTAGGGAGGCGCCGGGCGCTTGGGACTGCAGCGTGGAGAACGGCGGCTGCGAGCACGCGTGCAATACGATCGCAGGAGCTCCCCGCTGCCTGTGCCCAGCCGGCGCCGCCCTGCAGGCAGACGGCCGCTCCTGCACGCACTCCTGCAACGACCTCTGTGAGCACTTCTGCGTTCCCAACCCCGACAAGCCGGACTCCTACTCGTGCATGTGCGAGACGGGCTACCGGCTGGCGGCCGACCAACACCGGTGCGAGGACGTGGATGACTGCTTGCTGGTGCCCAGTCCGTGCCCACAGCGCTGTGTCAACACACAGGGTGGCTTCGAGTGCCACTGCAAACCTGGCTACGACCTGGTGGACGGCGAGTGTGTGGAGCCCGTGGACCCGTGTTTCAGAGCCAACTGCGAGTACCAGTGCCAGCCCTTGAACCAAACAAGCTACCTCTGCGTCTGCGCGGAGGGCTTCGCGCCCATTCCCCACGAGCCGCACAGGTGTCAGATGTTTTGCAACCAGACTGCCTGTCCAGCCGACTGCGACCCCAACACCCGGGGTAACTGTGAGTGCCCTGACGGCTACATCCTGGACGACGGTTTCATGTGCTCGGACATCGACGAGTGCGAAAACGGCGGCTACTGCTCTGGGGTGTGCCGCAATCTCCCTGGTACCTTCGAGTGCATCTGCGGGCCCGACTCGGCCCGTGTCCGCCTGATTGGCAAAGACTGTGACTCCGCCGAAGTGGATGGTGGTGACGACGGCTCTGGGGAGCCCCCCCCAGGCCCGACGCCCGGCTGCACCTCGAGTCCCCCGGCCGTGGGGCGCGTGCATTCGGGCGTGCTCATAGGCATTTCCATCGCGAGCCTGTGCCTGGTGGTGGCGCTTTTGGCGCTCCTCTGCCACCTGCGCAAGAAGCAGGGCGCCGCCAGGGCCAAGATGGAGTACAAGTGCGCGGCCCCTTCCAAGGAGGTAGTGCTGCAGCCCGTGCGGACCGAGCGGAAGCCGCAGAGACTCTGA